The proteins below are encoded in one region of Silene latifolia isolate original U9 population chromosome 2, ASM4854445v1, whole genome shotgun sequence:
- the LOC141641423 gene encoding uncharacterized protein LOC141641423 has product MENILICQDIIRLYGRGAVSPRCLFKVDLQKAYDTVKWVFLEQMLKAIKIPEKFREWIMQCVTTASYYLSLKENMFANQEFRFYPLCKPMKLSHLLFADDLLMFSKGDAPSMMTILRTFATFSKSPGLKMSQGKTNVYFNGVRSELKKDILQVSGFIEGKLTFKYLGVPIKTTRLNASDCRPLLDKIMSKIRGLGARKLSYADRLVLVKAVLKTFHNYWASMFILPSGIIYRIEFICRNFLWDEGVDYLRTPLVSWEKCCKIWHTYDPPPDSSWYWKKICQVKNLFASAYQQQVWKVQKGCEYTISKGYEHIRIKGYKVYWHPLVWNKLNLPKHSMIAWIYHHNALNLNEKLYKLGISEVDTCYICDDNVETREHLFFDCPYNSKVLEEVKKWSRIDFPNRDLKQRRLSRKDSPMKKGATNAILNAAIYHIWRQRSLSRFENKLLRPESVMNIIKYELRSQLAGDRSKITNVDRGWLDGLSV; this is encoded by the exons ATGGAAAATATACTCATTTGTCAAGATATCATTAGGTTATATGGAAGGGGGGCTGTCTCTCCTAGGTGCTTGTTCAAAGTTGATCTTCAAAAAGCATACGATACAGTAAAATGGGTTTTCCTTGAGCAAATGCTTAAAGCTATCAAGATTCCAGAGAAATTTAGAGAGTGGATAATGCAGTGTGTTACTACTGCTAGCTATTACTTAAGTTTGAAAGAAAACATGTTTG CCAATCAAGAGTTCAGATTTTATCCCTTATGCAAGCCCATGAAACTTTCTCACTTGCTTTTTGCTGACGATTTGCTTATGTTTTCAAAGGGGGATGCACCTTCCATGATGACTATCCTAAGAACTTTTGCTACTTTTTCCAAGTCTCCAGGTCTTAAAATGAGTCAAGGTAAAACTAATGTCTATTTCAATGGAGTAAGGTCTGAGTTGAAGAAAGATATTCTTCAAGTGTCTGGTTTTATTGAGGGCAAGTTAACCTTCAAGTATTTGGGGGTGCCTATAAAAACTACAAGACTTAATGCCTCTGATTGCAGACCTCTACTTGATAAGATTATGAGCAAAATCAGGGGACTAGGTGCTAGAAAACTGTCATATGCAGATAGATTAGTACTAGTTAAAGCTGTCCTAAAAACCTTCCACAACTACTGGGCATCTATGTTCATTCTCCCTTCAGGAATCATTTATAGAATTGAATTCATCTGTAGAAATTTTCTATGGGATGAGGGAGTGGATTACCTAAGAACCCCTTTGGTTTCATGGGAGAAATGCT GCAAAATCTGGCATACATATGACCCGCCACCAGATTCTAGTTGGTACTGGAAAAAGATATGCCAGGTGAAAAATTTATTTGCTTCAGCGTATCAACAACAGGTATGGAAGGTTCAGAAAGGGTGTGAATATACAATCAGTAAGGGTTACGAACACATCAGAATCAAAGGATATAAGGTATATTGGCATCCTCTAGTATGGAACAAATTGAATCTACCTAAGCACAGCATGATAGCTTGGATTTATCATCATAATGCTCTGAATTTGAATGAAAAATTATACAAATTGGGGATTAGTGAGGTGGATACCTGCTATATATGCGACGACAATGTGGAAACCAGAGAGCATCTCTTCTTTGATTGTCCTTACAACTCTAAAGTCCTGGAGGAAGTGAAGAAATGGTCTCGAATCGATTTTCCTAATCGAGATCTAAAGCAACGACGATTGAGCAGGAAAGATAGTCCTATGAAAAAAGGGGCGACCAACGCCATCCTCAATGCCGCCATTTACCATATCTGGCGACAACGAAGCCTGAGCAGGTTTGAGAACAAGCTTCTCCGGCCAGAATCAGTAATGAACATCATCAAATATGAGCTCAGATCCCAGCTAGCTGGAGATAGGAGTAAGATCACAAATGTTGACAGAGGGTGGTTGGATGGTCTGAGTGTATGA